The Clostridioides difficile genome has a segment encoding these proteins:
- a CDS encoding flippase-like domain-containing protein: MRKLSKKEKDFIQYGFLLFLICITTYLISTTLDVKLIPKIIRLANKTYIFLGILIILIYMIIESIVTHLIINAVQKTKVKFIGIKMATMGFYYNLVTPFASGSQPMQIYALTKYDVSLSKSVAIVTNKTVVFQSTVTIFCGILILLNKSLLMEQVHSVKVLIAAGMTMNVSMLLGGLLIVFSPKQVKMIAEVLINFLSKFKTFKFLDSKRNRINHYIDDYNYSIKIFIKNVRVLILSILLTVLQLIAYFSIVYCVYKASNLKGVSYIHIMTLQVFLYMAISPVPTPGNVGANEVTFFTMFSKIIPKELLGYSVLLYSGFVYYLLLIISGLFTFRTHYTLNNWKRDKKSNSSLGEVIEKV; this comes from the coding sequence ATGAGAAAATTATCCAAAAAAGAAAAAGATTTTATTCAATATGGATTTTTGTTATTTTTGATATGTATTACTACTTATTTAATATCAACTACTTTAGATGTAAAGCTAATACCTAAGATTATAAGGCTAGCAAATAAAACCTATATATTTCTTGGCATACTAATAATATTAATATATATGATAATTGAATCTATTGTGACACATTTGATAATAAATGCAGTTCAAAAAACAAAAGTAAAATTTATAGGTATTAAAATGGCTACAATGGGATTTTATTATAATTTGGTTACTCCATTTGCATCTGGAAGTCAACCAATGCAAATATATGCACTCACAAAGTATGATGTTAGCCTCAGTAAATCTGTAGCTATAGTTACTAATAAGACTGTTGTATTTCAAAGTACAGTTACCATATTTTGTGGAATTTTAATTTTATTGAATAAGTCGTTACTGATGGAACAAGTACATTCAGTTAAAGTTTTAATAGCTGCTGGTATGACCATGAATGTAAGCATGTTATTAGGCGGACTATTAATAGTATTTAGTCCAAAACAAGTAAAAATGATAGCTGAGGTTTTGATTAATTTTTTATCTAAATTTAAAACATTTAAGTTTTTAGATTCAAAAAGAAATAGAATAAATCATTATATTGATGACTACAATTATTCTATAAAGATATTTATCAAAAATGTAAGGGTTTTAATTTTAAGTATACTGCTTACTGTGCTACAACTCATAGCATACTTTAGTATAGTTTATTGTGTGTATAAAGCTTCAAATCTAAAAGGAGTATCATATATACATATAATGACATTGCAAGTATTTTTATATATGGCAATATCACCAGTTCCCACACCAGGAAATGTTGGAGCAAATGAGGTTACGTTTTTTACTATGTTCTCAAAAATAATTCCAAAAGAGTTATTGGGATACTCAGTGCTTTTATATAGTGGATTTGTATATTATCTATTACTAATAATTTCAGGATTATTTACATTTAGAACCCACTATACATTGAATAATTGGAAACGTGATAAAAAAAGTAATTCTAGTTTGGGAGAAGTTATTGAAAAAGTTTAA
- a CDS encoding cation:proton antiporter, with amino-acid sequence MESSIHTIASNNLLIIFAIVSITGIICSKLSEIVKVPDVVLFLLVGILIGPSFLKFIDIRGFQIENQLILTFGSAFILYLGGKEISLKVLRNVKISVFLLSTVGVVISALIMQQVIGFTFGVSAMTALLAGTIIASTDPATLVPIFNQVKIKDRVKQTVISESAFNDATGAILTSAVLAVILSNKFSLSENIYELGTMVVVGIVVGLITGILLLKLVNDKPYGIFKDFAPIISVISVVVAYELSTKLGGSGYMSCFIVGIITGNKKNFKIWLSQKSYDADFYVAETLGTICRMAIFIILGSQVNLTQLGKYFVPSVIAVLVLMFIARPICVLVCALADREAKWSKNEMLFMMWVRETGVIPAALCGIISAMKVPGYEVISSVVFMSILITLVIQGSTTKLVAKKLGLLEEEVINISEKVSTF; translated from the coding sequence ATGGAATCATCTATACATACAATTGCCAGCAATAATTTATTGATAATTTTTGCTATTGTTAGTATAACTGGAATAATTTGCAGCAAGCTTAGTGAGATAGTAAAAGTTCCAGATGTTGTATTATTTTTACTTGTAGGTATTTTAATAGGACCATCATTTTTGAAATTTATAGATATTCGTGGATTCCAAATAGAGAATCAACTAATACTTACATTTGGTTCTGCATTTATATTATATTTAGGTGGGAAAGAAATAAGTTTAAAGGTTTTGAGAAATGTAAAGATATCAGTATTTTTACTATCTACTGTAGGAGTTGTGATATCTGCTTTGATAATGCAACAAGTAATAGGATTTACTTTTGGAGTAAGTGCAATGACTGCCTTATTAGCAGGAACTATAATAGCATCAACAGACCCAGCTACCCTAGTACCTATATTTAATCAGGTGAAGATAAAGGATAGAGTAAAACAAACTGTAATAAGTGAATCAGCTTTTAATGATGCAACAGGAGCTATATTAACATCAGCAGTGTTAGCTGTAATTTTATCAAATAAGTTTTCTTTAAGTGAAAATATTTATGAATTAGGGACAATGGTTGTTGTCGGAATTGTCGTTGGTTTAATTACAGGAATACTGCTTTTGAAATTAGTTAATGATAAACCATATGGTATATTTAAAGATTTTGCGCCAATAATATCTGTTATTTCAGTTGTGGTTGCATATGAACTATCTACAAAATTAGGTGGAAGTGGATATATGTCTTGCTTTATTGTAGGTATAATAACTGGTAACAAGAAAAACTTTAAAATATGGCTAAGCCAAAAATCTTATGATGCAGATTTCTATGTTGCTGAGACTTTAGGAACTATTTGTCGTATGGCAATATTCATAATATTAGGTAGCCAAGTTAATTTGACTCAGTTAGGTAAATATTTTGTACCATCTGTAATTGCAGTTTTAGTATTAATGTTTATAGCTAGACCAATTTGTGTTTTAGTATGTGCACTTGCAGATAGAGAAGCAAAATGGAGTAAAAATGAAATGTTGTTTATGATGTGGGTAAGAGAAACGGGTGTAATACCAGCTGCACTTTGTGGTATTATTTCAGCGATGAAAGTTCCTGGATATGAAGTAATTTCATCAGTAGTATTTATGTCTATATTAATTACATTAGTAATACAAGGAAGTACTACAAAATTGGTAGCTAAAAAACTTGGATTATTAGAAGAAGAAGTGATAAATATAAGTGAAAAGGTATCGACTTTTTAG
- a CDS encoding FAD binding domain-containing protein → MFTVIDIVQPDTVEEAYSILNKRKTNQVIGGSAFLRMGKKRIGTGVELSNLNLDYIKEDKEYVEIGSMTTFRTLETSSIIKDNFGKIIEDSVKDIIGIQFRNVVTVGATIFSKYGFSDLIVALLSLDTEVELYKGGRISLEEFLDRDYEKDLLIKVYIKKENKNASYKSLRNAKSDYPILNVSVSKYGKEFKLCVGARPQKATIAKKASEFLSNNEINEPNIDRAIEIASEELTFGSNMRASKDYRKAMGKVLLKRAIMEVI, encoded by the coding sequence ATGTTTACGGTTATAGATATTGTACAACCAGATACAGTAGAAGAAGCGTACTCAATTTTAAATAAAAGAAAAACTAATCAAGTAATTGGTGGAAGTGCTTTTTTAAGAATGGGGAAAAAAAGAATAGGGACAGGAGTAGAGTTATCAAACCTAAACCTAGATTATATAAAAGAAGATAAAGAGTATGTTGAAATTGGTTCTATGACTACTTTTAGAACATTGGAAACAAGCTCAATAATAAAAGATAATTTTGGAAAAATAATAGAAGATTCAGTTAAAGATATAATAGGAATTCAGTTTAGAAATGTAGTAACAGTTGGAGCAACAATATTTTCTAAATATGGTTTTTCTGATTTGATAGTGGCATTGCTTTCATTAGACACAGAAGTAGAGTTATATAAGGGTGGAAGAATTAGCCTTGAAGAATTTTTAGATAGAGATTATGAGAAAGACTTATTGATTAAGGTATATATAAAGAAGGAAAATAAAAATGCTTCTTATAAGTCTTTGAGAAATGCAAAGAGTGACTATCCTATTTTGAATGTGTCTGTTTCAAAATATGGTAAGGAATTTAAATTATGTGTAGGAGCGAGACCTCAAAAAGCTACAATTGCAAAAAAAGCTAGTGAGTTCTTATCTAATAATGAAATTAATGAACCCAATATAGATAGAGCAATAGAAATAGCTTCAGAGGAATTAACATTTGGTTCTAATATGAGAGCATCTAAAGACTATAGAAAAGCTATGGGTAAAGTACTTTTAAAAAGAGCTATAATGGAGGTTATTTAA
- a CDS encoding ABC transporter permease yields MSNLSILIKTNIISEFKLNSLKKTDSKEKQKIIVMIFSVLVVAGLLIFYVTSLSLSLVDILKQINQMEMLLVFGFGLSTVMAIVTSLYKTSSYLFQAKDLELLTSLPIKASTILASKILMLIGTNYLFSSVCMIVPAVVYFLNADVSITYFPYLILLFLALPLLPIVVSSIVFLFIGQLSSRLKYKNLVLIIGSVILILAYTVLMSKLNSISVELLKNSASISETINKIYPPIYYFVDALKTGSIVSFLIFMAISLIPFFVFVTLFAKGFTDINARMGESYKTKNYEFKSQKISKPSKALLKKEFRRYTSSFIYLMNSSIGLLFLIVATIGVLAFGADKISELLKLNIDFSLIKIPLLGVFLFIIIINCTTYCSISFEGKNLWIIKSSPIDEREIFWSKIFMNFLLNAPLSVLCLILVSIKLNFEIQFVIVAICLILTMSMFVALMGLLSNLLYPNLDWKNEVTVVKQSASMIVTILVSLIYIVIVGGIYILLKIHFLNIYLILVSVLTLILDFILWRIISTKGVKIFKNL; encoded by the coding sequence ATGAGTAATTTGAGTATATTAATAAAAACTAACATAATAAGTGAGTTTAAATTGAACTCTCTAAAAAAAACAGACAGTAAAGAAAAACAAAAGATAATAGTAATGATATTTTCAGTACTTGTTGTAGCAGGGCTATTAATATTTTATGTAACAAGTTTAAGCCTTTCTCTAGTTGATATTTTAAAACAAATAAATCAAATGGAAATGCTACTTGTGTTTGGCTTTGGATTATCAACAGTAATGGCAATTGTTACGTCATTATATAAAACTTCATCATATCTATTTCAGGCTAAGGATTTAGAGTTATTAACTAGTTTACCGATAAAAGCATCTACTATATTAGCTAGTAAAATATTAATGTTGATTGGTACTAATTATTTGTTTTCTTCAGTGTGCATGATTGTACCAGCTGTAGTTTATTTTTTAAACGCTGATGTAAGTATAACATATTTTCCTTATTTGATATTACTATTTTTAGCTTTACCACTATTACCAATAGTTGTTTCATCAATAGTTTTCTTATTTATAGGACAGTTATCATCAAGATTAAAGTATAAAAATTTAGTATTAATTATAGGTAGTGTAATATTAATTTTGGCTTATACTGTACTCATGTCAAAATTAAACTCTATATCAGTGGAATTATTAAAAAATAGTGCATCTATCTCTGAAACAATCAATAAAATATATCCACCTATATACTACTTTGTTGATGCTCTTAAAACTGGAAGTATAGTTTCATTTTTAATATTTATGGCAATATCATTAATACCATTTTTCGTATTTGTAACTTTATTTGCAAAAGGATTTACAGATATAAATGCTAGAATGGGTGAAAGTTATAAAACTAAAAACTATGAATTTAAAAGTCAAAAAATTTCAAAACCATCAAAAGCTTTATTGAAAAAAGAATTTAGAAGATATACTTCTTCATTTATTTACCTTATGAATTCATCTATTGGTTTGTTATTCTTAATAGTAGCTACAATTGGTGTATTAGCATTTGGAGCAGACAAAATAAGTGAGTTGCTAAAATTGAATATAGATTTTAGTCTTATAAAAATACCGTTATTGGGTGTATTTCTGTTTATAATAATAATTAACTGTACAACATATTGTTCGATTTCTTTTGAAGGAAAGAATCTATGGATAATAAAATCATCTCCAATAGATGAAAGGGAGATATTTTGGTCAAAAATATTTATGAATTTTTTATTAAATGCACCATTATCTGTTTTATGTCTAATACTAGTATCTATAAAACTAAATTTTGAAATACAGTTTGTGATTGTAGCAATTTGCTTGATTTTAACTATGTCAATGTTTGTAGCTTTAATGGGATTGTTATCAAATTTACTTTATCCAAACCTTGATTGGAAAAATGAAGTAACAGTAGTAAAACAAAGTGCAAGTATGATAGTTACAATATTAGTATCCTTAATTTATATAGTTATCGTTGGAGGAATATATATATTATTAAAAATTCATTTTCTAAATATATATTTGATTCTAGTAAGTGTGCTTACACTTATATTAGACTTTATTTTATGGAGAATTATTTCAACTAAAGGAGTAAAAATATTTAAAAATTTATAG
- a CDS encoding DNA polymerase III encodes MKQNKKNEKQMSNSNIKKNSDNKVEIAEELCPNKNIGSMLGDRVDKKKINRPS; translated from the coding sequence ATGAAACAAAATAAAAAAAACGAAAAACAAATGAGTAATTCTAATATTAAAAAAAATAGTGATAATAAAGTTGAAATTGCTGAAGAATTATGCCCAAATAAAAATATAGGTAGTATGCTTGGAGATAGAGTAGATAAGAAAAAAATCAACCGTCCAAGTTAG
- a CDS encoding 2Fe-2S iron-sulfur cluster-binding protein, whose product MLVKLNINGKIKNIDIEPEEYLVDTLRKVGNLSVKRGCDTGCCGLCTVLIDKKPTLSCATLTLRVLNKEITTIEGLENEVKEFSEVLVKEGAEQCGFCSPGFILTVLAMKDELKNPTDEEIKHYLTGNLCRCTGYMGQLRAIKTYLEVK is encoded by the coding sequence ATGTTAGTAAAGCTTAATATAAATGGAAAAATAAAAAATATTGATATAGAGCCAGAAGAGTATTTGGTCGATACTCTAAGAAAAGTTGGAAATTTAAGTGTAAAAAGAGGGTGTGATACAGGTTGTTGTGGTCTCTGTACAGTTTTAATAGATAAGAAACCTACATTATCTTGTGCGACATTAACTTTGAGAGTTTTAAATAAAGAGATAACTACAATTGAAGGTTTAGAGAATGAAGTTAAAGAATTTAGCGAAGTTTTGGTAAAAGAAGGGGCTGAGCAGTGTGGTTTCTGTTCTCCTGGTTTTATACTTACTGTACTTGCAATGAAAGATGAACTTAAGAATCCTACAGATGAAGAAATAAAACATTATTTAACAGGAAATTTATGTAGATGTACAGGATATATGGGACAGTTAAGAGCTATCAAAACTTATCTGGAGGTAAAGTAG